The following coding sequences lie in one Anomaloglossus baeobatrachus isolate aAnoBae1 chromosome 7, aAnoBae1.hap1, whole genome shotgun sequence genomic window:
- the LOC142246506 gene encoding E3 ubiquitin/ISG15 ligase TRIM25-like, with the protein MSSAELRDELDCSICLSLYTDPVSLRCGHFFCRSCIVSALDAQEAAGVYSCPDCRAQYPERPALEKIQDLENMVERFSSTQPEMEETRIFCTYCTKSPVPAVRSCLQCENALCSKHLTAHNKTADHILTEPTCNKKCSLHQKVLEYYCPQDAAFVCASCCLVGEHRGHQVELLDETSEKKKEKLRKYLDRVNPQKKEIHTKVQNLQNQKRKIQEKASDKRKNVSKIFMDIRKQLEMAEKKALSEVSRQEEKIVSQISHLIKKLEIQEDKLSRKMGHVEEMCRVTDPIRLLQESDITECSHGGEEDTGGDGGEVSSEEDLDEVLISLTLHRSMRDIVTNVTSELGVHVPDILLDVDTANRWVTISEDLKTATESDREQERPKSSGRFVTFPQVLSRCGLSSGRHYWEVEWNQIGGCGIGLSYPSIEKRGRQSGIGYNDKSWCLDMYDGGYEVWHNSVGLTLSVKQAYPTLGVFLDYEAGRLSFYELCDPIRHLHTFTASFTEPLHVVFYVYEGASVTIRS; encoded by the coding sequence ATGTCGTCTGCTGAGCTGAGGGACGAGCTGGACTGCTCCATCTGCCTGAGCCTCTATACAGATCCCGtatccctgagatgtggacacttCTTCTGCCGCTCGTGTATTGTGAGTGCGCTGGATGCACAGGAGGCGGCTGGAGTGTATTCATGCCCTGACTGCAGAGCACAATATCCGGAGCGTCCGGCCCTGGAGAAGATCCAGGATCTGGAGAATATGGTGGAGCGTTTCTCATCTACTCAGCCTGAGATGGAGGAGACCAGAATCTTCTGCACTTACTGTACAAAGTCTCCTGTCCCGGctgtgagatcctgtctgcagtgtgAGAACGCTCTATGTAGCAAACACCTGACAGCCCACAACAAAACTGCTGATCATATATTAACAGAACCCACCTGCAACAAAAAATGTTCCCTCCACCAGAAGGTTCTCGAATATTACTGCCCGCAGGACGCGGCTTTTGTATGTGCTTCTTGTTGTCTGGTTGGTGAACACCGGGGACACCAGGTGGAACTTCTAGATGAGACGTCTGAAAAGAAGAAGGAGAAACTGAGGAAATATCTGGACAGAGTAAACCCACAaaaaaaagaaattcacacaaaagTCCAGAATCTGCAGAATCAAAAGAGGAAGATCCAGGAAAAAGCTTCCGATAAGAGGAAGAACGTCAGTAAGATATTTATGGACATTAGGAAGCAACTGGAAATGGCAGAAAAGAAAGCGCTGAGCGAGGTCTCCAGGCAGGAGGAGAAGATTGTGTCCCAGATATCTCATCTGATCAAGAAGCTGGAAATACAGGAGGACAAGCTATCCAGGAAGATGGGTCATGTGGAGGAAATGTGTCGTGTCACTGACCCAATAAGACTCTTACAAGAGAGTGACATTACAGAGTGTAGCCATGGAGGTGAGGAGGACACAGGGGGAGATGGTGGAGAGGTCAGTTCTGAGGAGGATCTGGATGAGGTTCTGATCTCACTGACCTTACACCGATCTATGAGGGATATTGTCACCAATGTAACATCAGAGCTCGGGGTCCATGTCCCAGACATATTGCTGGATGTGGACACTGCTAATAGATGGGTGACGATATCAGAAGATCTGAAAACAGCAACAGAATCAGATAGAGAACAGGAAAGGCCAAAATCATCAGGAAGATTTGTGACGTTCCCTCAGGTGTTAAGCAGATGTGGCCTctcctcaggacgacattactgggaggTAGAGTGGAACCAGATAGGAGGATGTGGCATCGGATTGTCCTATCCTAGTATAGAGAAGAGAGGACGACAGTCTGGTATTGGCTATAATGATAAATCTTGGTGTTTGGATATGTATGATGGAGGATATGAAGTATGGCACAACTCAGTCGGATTAACCCTCAGtgtaaagcaagcatatccgacactTGGAGTCTTCTTAGACTATGAGGCCGGGCGTCTGTCCttctatgagctgtgtgaccccatcagacacttacacaccttcaccgCCTCCTTCACTGAACCCCTACATGTGGTCTTCTATGTGTATGAAGGAGCCTCTGTGACAATAAGAAGCTGA
- the LOC142246507 gene encoding E3 ubiquitin/ISG15 ligase TRIM25-like, which yields MASAELRDELNCSICLSLYTDPVSLRCGHFFCRSCIVSALDAQEAAGVYSCPDCRAEYPERPALEKNRKLRNIVERFSSTQPEMEETRIFCTYCTKSPVPAVRSCLQCESSLCDDHLTAHNKTMDHILTKPTTSFGFKKCSLHKKVLEYYCPQDAACLCVSCCLVGEHRGHQVELLDEASEKKKNKLREYLNELSPQKAEIQERAQNLQDRKRRIQEKASDKRKNVIKIFMDIKKQLEMAEKKTLNEVSRQEEKIVSQISHQIQKLEIQEDELSRKMHHVEEMCGVTDPIRLLQESDITECNHGGEEDTGGDGGEVSSDEDLDVGLVAGQTDDDVSKTKEQDNTTYPIVHQKSDQKDACSEQSNDVQKEASVSDQHEIPEDLDEVLISLTLHRSMRDIVTNVTSELGVHVPDILLDVDTAHRVVKISEDLKTAKISEEKQERPKSSGRFVTYSQVLSRCGLSSGRHYWEVEWNQIGGNDIGMCYPSIERKGDESEMGYNDKSWCLHMYDGEYNVWYNSVGLALSEKPTCPTLGVFLDYEAGRLSFYELCDPIRHLHTFTASFTEPLHVAFCVDEGASVKIKS from the coding sequence ATGGCGTCTGCTGAGCtgagggacgagctgaactgctccATCTGCCTGAGCCTCTACACAGATCCCGtatccctgagatgtggacacttCTTCTGCCGCTCGTGTATTGTGAGTGCGCTGGATGCACAGGAGGCGGCTGGAGTGTATTCCTGTCCTGACTGCAGAGCAGAATATCCGGAGCGTCCGGCCCTGGAGAAGAACCGGAAGCTGAGGAACATAGTGGAGCGTTTCTCATCTACTCAGCCTGAGATGGAGGAGACCAGAATCTTCTGCACTTACTGTACAAAGTCTCCTGTCCCGGctgtgagatcctgtctgcagtgtgAAAGCTCCCTATGTGATGACCACCTGACAGCCCACAACAAGACGATGGATCATATATTAACAAAACCCACCACCTCTTTTGGTTTTAAAAAATGTTCCCTCCACAAGAAGGTTCTGGAGTATTACTGCCCACAGGACGCggcttgtctctgtgtgtcttgctGTCTGGTTGGTGAACACCGAGGACATCAGGTGGAGCTTCTAGATGAGGCTTCTGAGAAGAAGAAGAACAAACTGAGGGAATATCTGAATGAACTAAGCCCGCAAAAAGCAGAAATTCAGGAAAGAGCCCAGAATCTGCAGGATCGTAAGAGGAGGATCCAGGAGAAAGCCTCCGATAAGAGGAAGAACGTCATAAAGATATTTATGGATATTAAGAAGCAACTGGAAATGGCAGAAAAGAAAACACTGAACGAGGTCTCCAGGCAGGAGGAGAAGATTGTGTCCCAGATATCTCATCAGATCCAGAAGCTGGAAATACAGgaggacgagctgtccaggaaaATGCATCACGTGGAAGAGATGTGTGGTGTCACCGACCCAATAAGACTCTTACAAGAAAGTGACATTACAGAGTGCAATCATGGAGGTGAGGAGGACACAGGGGGAGATGGTGGAGAGGTCAGTTCTGATGAGGATCTGGATGTGGGACTGGTCGCTGGACAGACTGATGATGATGTGTCCAAGACCAAAGAGCAGGATAACACAACTTACCCAATAGTCCATCAGAAATCAGACCAAAAAGATGCATGTAGTGAACAAAGTAATGATGTACAAAAAGAAGCCTCAGTCAGTGATCAACATGAGATCCCTGAAGATCTGGATGAGGTTCTGATCTCACTGACCTTACACCGATCTATGAGGGATATTGTCACCAATGTAACATCAGAGCTCGGGGTCCATGTCCCAGACATATTGCTGGATGTGGACACTGCTCATAGAGTGGTGAAAATATCAGAAGATTTGAAAACAGCCAAAATATCAGAAGAAAAACAGGAGAGACCAAAATCATCAGGAAGGTTTGTGACTTACTCTCAGGTGTTAAGCAGATGTGGCCTctcctcaggacgacattactgggaggTGGAGTGGAACCAGATAGGAGGAAATGACATTGGAATGTGCTATCCTAGTATAGAAAGGAAAGGAGATGAGTCCGAAATGGGATATAATGATAAATCTTGGTGCTTGCATATGTATGATGGAGAATATAATGTATGGTACAACTCGGTTGGATTAGCCCTCAGTGAAAAGCCAACATGTCCTACACTTGGCGTCTTCTTAGACTATGAGGCCGGGCGTCTGTCCttctatgagctgtgtgaccccatcagacacttacacaccttcaccgCCTCCTTCACTGAACCCCTACATGTTGCCTTCTGTGTGGATGAAGGAGCTTCTGTTAAAATAAAAAGCTGA